In the genome of Sphingomonas naphthae, one region contains:
- a CDS encoding CHAT domain-containing protein, with the protein MAQPDAAFLTRMAAMLASSSETGEAVVEAAVLALAIIAAERRLHYVAQICTLAAYENPSETAKEVFGAISDTDLINALIFGQRVNEAIHVKLYGASANERTVPANTRLPARLFNLPKTDRWVGVDDIRQLISEVRAKALLLPAKRRIAWIEHKLIGKAASLNARLRDGALMQIQRHAMALNEMYWRRITGYAPKDSVHLRLHCSSAFLEATIRVGGIAFKRRVFVQKIIFDQLSSEERSAADSHMGLRGLASIVFHLNLAIHERRPMDQLNSALKGLYDLLLRELFDHPEVAAALAALPAYPTLTIATHAVLAIIPYAALHDGDGFLAERFNVVFAPIIPGGADFIDGLVDFDSIVGGEPLAGRGVKVLADTLTLPQARYELDHYRQLDDAGAIRLSEIASDRSRPWNRDSVRQLLDATDIALLSAHVAAPRTAIEEAAIVSPLGETIRFVDVIASDQQVGLLVLSGCVSVGTTDWLGAGENSVVALFRLHGVGSIIATLWPVNDFAARHYNQALLTALGQGMSRAQAHGDAQRSVMSMIATRDQLRSGERIVRQRAASAAERIKREEGVSLSHPYYWSGFSLYGMWS; encoded by the coding sequence ATGGCCCAACCCGACGCAGCATTCCTTACGCGCATGGCGGCGATGTTGGCGTCTTCCTCAGAAACCGGGGAAGCAGTCGTCGAAGCGGCGGTGCTCGCGCTCGCGATTATCGCGGCCGAGCGGCGCCTACATTATGTCGCCCAGATCTGCACGCTTGCAGCCTATGAGAACCCGAGCGAAACAGCCAAAGAGGTTTTTGGCGCGATCAGCGACACCGATCTGATCAATGCCCTGATATTCGGCCAACGGGTCAACGAGGCAATCCACGTCAAGCTCTATGGGGCTTCAGCCAACGAACGAACAGTCCCGGCCAACACCCGATTACCAGCACGGTTATTCAATCTGCCCAAAACCGACCGCTGGGTTGGCGTCGACGATATACGCCAACTCATAAGTGAAGTCAGAGCAAAGGCCCTTCTCCTTCCCGCCAAGCGGCGGATCGCATGGATTGAGCATAAGCTCATCGGAAAGGCAGCATCTCTCAATGCGCGGTTGAGGGATGGGGCGCTGATGCAGATTCAGCGCCATGCCATGGCACTGAATGAAATGTATTGGAGGCGAATCACGGGCTACGCGCCCAAAGATTCTGTTCATTTGCGCTTGCACTGCTCATCCGCATTTCTGGAGGCGACCATTCGCGTCGGCGGCATAGCCTTTAAGCGCCGCGTTTTTGTTCAGAAAATCATTTTTGATCAATTGAGCAGTGAAGAACGGTCGGCAGCGGACTCACATATGGGGCTTCGCGGTTTAGCCAGCATCGTTTTTCACCTAAACTTGGCCATCCACGAACGACGGCCAATGGATCAGCTAAATTCTGCGCTTAAAGGTCTTTATGATCTTCTGCTGCGCGAGCTATTCGATCATCCCGAGGTCGCGGCTGCCCTTGCCGCGCTGCCGGCGTATCCTACCCTGACGATCGCAACCCATGCGGTGCTGGCGATTATCCCGTATGCGGCTTTGCACGATGGCGACGGTTTTTTGGCCGAGCGGTTCAACGTCGTTTTCGCGCCAATCATCCCAGGCGGCGCCGACTTTATCGATGGCTTGGTCGATTTCGATTCAATTGTCGGCGGCGAGCCTCTGGCCGGGCGGGGCGTCAAAGTCTTGGCTGACACCCTAACGCTTCCGCAAGCGCGTTACGAGCTTGACCATTATCGACAGCTTGATGATGCCGGAGCGATCAGGTTGAGTGAGATCGCATCCGATCGATCAAGGCCATGGAATCGAGACAGCGTTCGACAGTTGTTGGATGCGACCGACATTGCGCTACTTTCCGCGCATGTGGCGGCGCCGCGCACCGCTATTGAGGAAGCCGCGATCGTTTCACCGTTGGGCGAGACGATCCGATTTGTCGATGTCATTGCATCGGACCAACAGGTTGGTCTCCTAGTCCTGTCGGGTTGCGTCAGCGTGGGCACGACCGATTGGCTCGGGGCTGGAGAAAACAGCGTCGTCGCTTTGTTCCGCCTGCATGGTGTGGGCTCGATCATCGCGACCTTGTGGCCGGTTAACGATTTTGCCGCCCGCCATTACAATCAGGCGCTTCTGACCGCGCTAGGGCAAGGCATGTCACGCGCCCAAGCGCATGGCGATG